A DNA window from Hordeum vulgare subsp. vulgare chromosome 1H, MorexV3_pseudomolecules_assembly, whole genome shotgun sequence contains the following coding sequences:
- the LOC123411734 gene encoding protein ENL-like: MAVVHAASVLGSFPFRAAVVALCVLLLPLLPSPRPPAAGEGDGGGGGGGGGGGQAFLAKVWELLHLLFVGIAVSYGLFSRRNDCGGRVEKDAAAPGKADARYVSRMFQGELVFDDDGDDGVPDSPARGGARSWSALHHPEEPVVMTAAGGGGRSHTAAQQPPLSLPVRALRPQDSGAAGHGNGESRVLPSPIPWRSRSGRFDAPPTPSSPSPSPKRLSPASSMSDETLAKASEDHATVPKRRSTYKSSISSLPPPPPPPPPPFLVHGYHPAADRRTTAAKSFKEELQDHSTRGRGDHDHYSQQRSQSFSSASTYTNSSPATPRSSFDGSSSSSSPSIGRSVRTIRPREGIQPKIQEVADEDEAGNAPDSSHGPEEPYGYREYQAVPRFQYERRGSDPILGNVAVSSDETESSDDDEDGVGAYSPRESPPTPEVDENEVDKKAEEFIARFREQIRLQRIESIKKSAGPRGLKHGK, translated from the coding sequence ATGGCCGTGGTGCATGCGGCGTCGGTGCTCGGGAGCTTCCCGTTCAGGGCGGCCGTGGTCGCGCTCTGCGTGCTGCTGCTCCCGCTCCTCCCCTCGCCACGGCCACCGGCGGCGGGGGAaggtgacggcggcggcggcggcggcggcgggggcggtggGCAGGCGTTCTTGGCCAAGGTGTGGGAGCTGCTGCACCTGCTCTTCGTCGGGATCGCCGTGTCCTACGGGCTCTTCAGCCGGAGGAACGACTGCGGAGGACGGGTCGAGAAGGATGCCGCCGCGCCGGGGAAGGCGGACGCGAGGTATGTCTCGCGGATGTTCCAGGGCGAGCTCGTgttcgacgacgatggcgacgacggcgTGCCCGACAGCCCCGCTCGCGGCGGGGCGAGGTCTTGGAGCGCGCTGCACCACCCCGAGGAGCCCGTGGTCATGACGGCGGCAGGCGGGGGCGGGCGGAGCCACACCGCTGCTCAGCAGCCGCCACTGTCGCTGCCCGTCCGGGCCTTGAGGCCGCAGGACTCCGGCGCGGCGGGACACGGCAACGGCGAGTCGCGCGTGCTCCCTTCGCCGATCCCGTGGCGGTCACGGTCCGGGAGGTTCGATGCACCACCGACCCCGAGCAGCCCCTCACCGTCGCCGAAGAGGCTGTCGCCCGCGTCGTCCATGTCCGACGAGACACTGGCCAAGGCCAGCGAGGATCACGCCACCGTCCCAAAGCGGAGGAGCACGTACAAGTCTTCCATTTCCTCCCTACCGCccccgccgcctccgccgccgccgccgttcctCGTCCACGGTTACCACCCTGCGGCTGACCGCCGGACCACTGCGGCGAAGAGCTTCAAGGAGGAGCTGCAGGATCACAGCACGAGGGGCAGAGGAGATCATGATCATTACTCGCAGCAGAGGTCGCAGAGCTTCAGCAGTGCTTCTACTTACACCAactcctcgccggcgacgccaagAAGCTCTTTCGAcggctcctcctcgtcgtcatcgccgtcaaTCGGCAGATCAGTGAGAACAATCAGGCCAAGAGAAGGGATCCAACCCAAAATCCAAGAAGTGGCAGACGAAGACGAAGCCGGTAATGCACCGGATAGCTCGCATGGCCCAGAAGAGCCATATGGATACAGAGAGTACCAAGCCGTCCCAAGGTTCCAGTACGAGAGGAGGGGCAGCGACCCAATCTTGGGCAATGTGGCCGTCTCCTCGGACGAGACCgagagcagcgacgacgacgaggacggcgTTGGCGCGTACTCGCCGAGGGAGTCGCCACCGACGCCGGAGGTGGACGAGAACGAGGTGGACAAGAAGGCGGAGGAGTTCATCGCCAGGTTCAGAGAGCAGATCAGGCTGCAGAGGATCGAGTCCATCAAGAAGTCCGCCGGACCCCGCGGCCTCAAGCACGGCAAGTAG